CCATGCGTAGTTCGGATCGAGCGTCAGCGCGCGATCGGTAAAGTGACTGGCGCGGTCGAGATCGCCGAGCAGCAACGTGGTGGCGGTCGCAAGCGCGCTGAGCGCGGTCGGATCGTCGCTCACCATCTCCGCCGCCGCCTCGATCAGCACGCGGCTTTCCGCGCGCGTCTTCTCCACATCGTCGGTCCACGAGTAGATGACGTGCTGCGCCCTCGCCCACGCCGCCACCGCGATGGCGCGCGCGTACCCGGGATCGAGACGCCGCGCCTCGTCGAGCAGGCGGATCGCCTCGGCATTTTCCTCGCGCCGGTGCGCCCACAGGTGCGGCAGCGACCGCATCACCAGGTCGTACGCCGCGAGACTCTCCGGACGCTTGCGCCGGGCCAGCGCGATCTCCGCGAGCTGTATCGACGGGTTCACCGCCCCGGCGACCTTCTCGGCGATCTCGTCCTCGAAATCGAACAGGTTGTCGACCTGCCCGTCGTAGGAATCGGCCCACAGGTGCGCGCCCGAATCGGCGTCGATCAACTGCGCCGTAACGCGCACGCGGTCCTGCGACTTGCGCAGCGAACCTTCCAGCACGTAGCGCACACCGAGCGCCCGCGCGATGTCGCGGATGTCGGCGGCGCGGCCCTTGTAGGCATAGGACGAGTTGCGCGCGATCACCTTGAAGTCGCGCACCCGCGACAGCGTCGCGGTAATTTCCTCGACGACGCCGTCAGCGATCGAGTCGGCGGAGGGATCGCCCGACATGTTGTCGAAGGCGAGCACCGCGATCGACGGCCGCCCGCTCCTCGGCATCTCCGGCGCCAGCGGCGGCACTTCCGGCGGCGGCGGCGCCACGCGCCCCGTCTGCTTGGCCGGAGCCATCGGCCGGTGCGCGAAGCCGACGATGCGGTTGCCGGCATTCTCGGCGCGCGGCCCGAGACCGCGCCACAGCCAGATCTCGAACTGCTCCTCCATGTTCTTGAACTCGACCCACTCCGTGCGGTCGAATTCCTGCGTCAGCGGCTTCGCCAGTTGCCAGCGCACCGAGTGCGTGATCGCGATGCCGCCCGGCGGCGCCGCCTGCTGCAGCCGCACGACGAAGCCGACCGCCGATCCGAAGCGGTCCTCGCCCGAGACGAAAACGTCGGCGAGCCCGACGCCGAGCCGCACCTCGATCGCGTCGATGGTCCGCCCGGCGTTCCGGTCCGCCATCGCGGTCTGGAACGCGATCGCCCAGCGCACGCTGTCCTCGACGTTGGGAAACTCGATCAGCGCCCCGTCGCCCATCGTCTTGAACATCGTGCCGCCGTGCTCGTCGAGCGTCGGCCGCAGGATCCGCATGCGGATGCGGGCGAGCGCCAGCAGCGTCCCGCGCTCGTCGCGCTCCATGTGGCGCGTGTAGCCGGCGACGTCCAAAGACGCCAGAACGGTCAGCTTGCGTTGGGCGCGCATGCTGCAATCCGTCCGGTATGGAGGTCTGGGCCGGTCAGCCGAAACATCCCGCTTCCCTAAGGGAATATCGCCGCCCAGCCAAGGGTAATTGCCCGTTTACGGCAGTCATTTAGCTGTCGTTTGCGTTTGCGGCGCCGCTCACTATATTGCGCCGCAAACAAGCCTCCCTCCGCGCCGTCGGCGCATCCGGGAATTGGATCGGGCGCGGCCGCCGGCCGGCGCCCTTTTTTGGTGAACACAAATGGCCCTCCGCAACGTCGCGATCATCGCCCACGTCGACCACGGCAAAACGACCCTGGTCGACCGGCTTCTGCAGCAGTCCGGCGCCTTCCGCGAGAACCAGAAGGTCGCCGAGCGCGTGATGGACTCCAACGACCTCGAGCGCGAGCGCGGCATCACCATCCTCGCCAAGGCGACGTCGGTGGTGTGGAAGGACGTCCGCATCAACATCGTCGATACCCCCGGCCACGCTGATTTCGGCGGCGAGGTCGAGCGCATCCTGTCCATGGTCGACAGCGCCATCATCCTGGTCGACGCCGCCGAAGGGCCGATGCCGCAGACCAAGTTCGTGCTCGGCAAGGCGCTGAAGATCGGGCTGCGCCCGATCGTGTGCATCAACAAGGTCGACCGCCCCGACGCCCGCGTGCAGGAAGTCGTGAACGAGGTGTTCGACCTCTTCGCCGCCCTCGACGCCACCGAGGAGCAGCTCGACTTTCCGATCATCTATGGCTCGGCCAAGCAGGGCTGGATGGCCGACAGCCCGACCGGCGCCAAGGACGAGGCGATGGCGCCGCTGTTCGACCTGATCCTGAAGCACGTTCCCGAGCCGACCATCGAGCCCGGCCCGTTCCGCATGCTGGGCACCCTCATCGAAGCCAACCCCTACCTCGGCCGCCTTATCACCGGCCGCATCTTCGCCGGCAGCGTCAAGGCCAACCAGGCGGTCAAGGTCATTGACCGCGAGGGCAAGGTCGTCGAGAGCGGCCGCGTGTCGAAGATCCTCGCCTTCCGTGGCATCGAGCGCGTGCCGATCGACGAAGCCGACGCCGGCGACATCGTCGCCATCGCCGGCCTGCCCAAGTTCAACGTCGCCGATACGCTTGCCGCGCCGGAAGTCACCGTGCCGCTGCAGGCCCAGCCGATCGACCCGCCTACGCTGTCGATGACCTTCATGGTCAACGACAGCCCGCTCGCCGGCACCGAGGGCGACAAGGTGCAGAGCCGCGTCATCCGCGAGCGCCTGTTCCGCGAGGCCGAGGGCAACGTCGCGCTCCGCGTCGACGTCGCCCCGAATTCCGACGCCTACGTCGTCTCCGGCCGCGGCGAATTGCAGCTCGCGATTCTCATCGAGACCATGCGCCGCGAGGGCTTCGAGCTCAGCGTCTCGCGCCCCAAGGTCGTGTTCCAGGAGGACCCCAAGACCGGCAAGATGCTCGAGCCGATCGAGGAAGTCGTCATCGACGTCGATGAGGAATACGCCGGCGTCGTCATCGACAAGCTGTCGCAGCGCAAGGCCGACATGATCGAGATGCGCCCGTCGGGCGGCGGCCGCATGCGGCTGGTATTCCATGCGCCCACCCGCGGCCTCATCGGCTACCAGGGCGAGTTGATGACCGACACCCGCGGCACCTCGGTGATGAACCGCCTGTTCCACGCCTACGCCGAGTACAAGGGCGACATTCCCGGCCGCCGCAATGGCGTGCTCATCTCCAACGAATCGGGCGAGGCCGTCGCCTACGCCATGTGGAAGCTGGAAGACCGCGGCCCGATGATGATCGAGCCTGGCGCCAAGGTTTACCGCGGCATGATCGTCGGCGAGCACACCCGCGACAACGACCTCGAGATCAACGTGCTGAAGGGCAAGCAGCTCACCAACATCCGCGCCGCCGGCAAGGACGAGGCCGTCCGCCTCACCCCGCCGATCCGCATGACGCTGGAAAAGGCGCTCGCCTGGATCGACGACGACGAGCTGGTCGAGGTGACGCCGACCTCGATCCGCCTCCGTAAATCTCTCCTCGACCCGAACGCGCGCAAGCGCGCCGACCGCGCCGGCGCGGCGTAGCCCCAGCATTTCCAACGCCCGCAGCAAGCCTGCAACACTGCGGCAAAAAACCTTAAGCCTGCGCGCCGTTCCCTCTTTGCAGCCGGAACCGCGGTGATAAGCTTTCGTTCATGACGACGCAGGTCATCGGCGTGAGACGAGCTGAAGTCCGTGACGCGGAAGCGATCACGGCGGTCCACGACACCGCGTGGCGCTTCGCTTACGACGGCATGATCCCGGCCAAGGAACTGACCCGAATCATCGCCCGCCGCGGGCCGCGCTGGTGGGACCGCGCCATCCGCCGCGGCACCGCGATCCTGGTGCTCGAGGTCGGCGGCAGCATCTGCGGCTACGCCACGGTCGGCGCGAATCGCGCCCGCAACCTGGCGCAGAAGGGCGAGGTCTACGAGATCTACATGAAGCCGGAATACCAGGGCGTCGGCCTCGGCACGCGGCTCTTCCTCGCCGCCCGCCGCGAGCTCGCCCGATTCGGTTTCGACACGGTCGTAGTCTGGGCGCTGGCCGACAACGAGAACGCC
The sequence above is drawn from the Bauldia sp. genome and encodes:
- a CDS encoding adenylate/guanylate cyclase domain-containing protein, with translation MRAQRKLTVLASLDVAGYTRHMERDERGTLLALARIRMRILRPTLDEHGGTMFKTMGDGALIEFPNVEDSVRWAIAFQTAMADRNAGRTIDAIEVRLGVGLADVFVSGEDRFGSAVGFVVRLQQAAPPGGIAITHSVRWQLAKPLTQEFDRTEWVEFKNMEEQFEIWLWRGLGPRAENAGNRIVGFAHRPMAPAKQTGRVAPPPPEVPPLAPEMPRSGRPSIAVLAFDNMSGDPSADSIADGVVEEITATLSRVRDFKVIARNSSYAYKGRAADIRDIARALGVRYVLEGSLRKSQDRVRVTAQLIDADSGAHLWADSYDGQVDNLFDFEDEIAEKVAGAVNPSIQLAEIALARRKRPESLAAYDLVMRSLPHLWAHRREENAEAIRLLDEARRLDPGYARAIAVAAWARAQHVIYSWTDDVEKTRAESRVLIEAAAEMVSDDPTALSALATATTLLLGDLDRASHFTDRALTLDPNYAWAWSRRGFIEAYRGHAEAAIAAFEHALRLSPLDPFSFNSLNGMGFAHFVEGRYDEAIEWTLKGVREKAGMTWAYRDLAAYYALAGRIDDARAATVVLTKTRPGLTIAKVAETLKFIEPQVLARYLDGLRIAGLAE
- the typA gene encoding translational GTPase TypA produces the protein MALRNVAIIAHVDHGKTTLVDRLLQQSGAFRENQKVAERVMDSNDLERERGITILAKATSVVWKDVRINIVDTPGHADFGGEVERILSMVDSAIILVDAAEGPMPQTKFVLGKALKIGLRPIVCINKVDRPDARVQEVVNEVFDLFAALDATEEQLDFPIIYGSAKQGWMADSPTGAKDEAMAPLFDLILKHVPEPTIEPGPFRMLGTLIEANPYLGRLITGRIFAGSVKANQAVKVIDREGKVVESGRVSKILAFRGIERVPIDEADAGDIVAIAGLPKFNVADTLAAPEVTVPLQAQPIDPPTLSMTFMVNDSPLAGTEGDKVQSRVIRERLFREAEGNVALRVDVAPNSDAYVVSGRGELQLAILIETMRREGFELSVSRPKVVFQEDPKTGKMLEPIEEVVIDVDEEYAGVVIDKLSQRKADMIEMRPSGGGRMRLVFHAPTRGLIGYQGELMTDTRGTSVMNRLFHAYAEYKGDIPGRRNGVLISNESGEAVAYAMWKLEDRGPMMIEPGAKVYRGMIVGEHTRDNDLEINVLKGKQLTNIRAAGKDEAVRLTPPIRMTLEKALAWIDDDELVEVTPTSIRLRKSLLDPNARKRADRAGAA
- a CDS encoding GNAT family N-acetyltransferase, with protein sequence MTTQVIGVRRAEVRDAEAITAVHDTAWRFAYDGMIPAKELTRIIARRGPRWWDRAIRRGTAILVLEVGGSICGYATVGANRARNLAQKGEVYEIYMKPEYQGVGLGTRLFLAARRELARFGFDTVVVWALADNENACRFYRNAGGRKVAKANERFGEVALTKVAFAWGKASAA